A window from Balearica regulorum gibbericeps isolate bBalReg1 chromosome 1, bBalReg1.pri, whole genome shotgun sequence encodes these proteins:
- the LOC104642706 gene encoding cell surface glycoprotein CD200 receptor 1-A-like: MKPGADMKIAGKTLCVFVLLTITKVMRTVGNKRVPTMVGDSPVLTCTTKSNVTMVTWKISPKVGGPCTLGYRADQNKTDRTNCSDSMNWKYRPDQDPALEIRQVGIAHEGKYTCEVAEREGNFHEMYYLTVLVPPRLTLYCDDRGNPVCEAAAGKPAARVSWLLGSNFTPKEEGHDNGTVTVLSTLTAYSTNVTNTTCIVSHPAGNHSKSIACHPSKNHSFTQLVFIIPCFLGIIISVTVMYYFKLHSDRLCHKTKPPETAPAHSPQDDTLEVEPYTTYVQKENVIYNSVSDLTVGHDFPQQLSPAT, from the exons GGAACAAGAGGGTGCCAACAATGGTAGGTGACAGCCCTGTGCTCACCTGCACTACCAAATCAAATGTAACCATGGTAACATGGAAAATAAGCCCCAAGGTTGGAGGCCCCTGCACCTTGGGATACAGGGCTGATCAGAACAAGACAGACAGAACAAACTGCAGTGACAGCATGAACTGGAAATACAGACCAGATCAAGATCCTGCCCTTGAGATACGGCAAGTGGGAATAGCCCACGAAGGAAAGTACACCTGTGAAGtagcagaaagagaagggaatttCCATGAGATGTACTACCTGACCGTGCTGG TGCCCCCCAGGCTGACCCTGTACTGCGATGACCGTGGGAACCCCGTGTGCGAGGCAGCGGCAGGGAAGCCGGCTGCTCGGGTCTCGTGGCTACTAGGGAGCAACTTCACCCCCAAGGAAGAAGGCCATGACAACGGGACGGTGACTGTTCTCAGCACACTGACAGCATATAGCACCAACGTGACTAATACCACCTGCATTGTGTCCCACCCAGCTGGGAACCACAGCAAGTCCATAGCCTGTCATCCCTCAA AGAACCACAGCTTTACCCAGCTTGTATTCATCATTCCTTGTTTCCTGGGCATTATCATCTCCGTGACTGTCATGTACTATTTTAAGCTCCACAGTGACAG actGTGCCACAAAACTAAACCTCCTGAAACTGCTCCTGCACATTCCCCACAG gATGACACACTGGAAGTGGAACCTTATACTACTTATGTGCAGAAGGAAAACGTAATTTACAACTCAGTGTCTGATCTGACAGTGGGGCACGATTTTCCACAACAACTGTCACCAGCAACATGA